In Podarcis muralis chromosome 14, rPodMur119.hap1.1, whole genome shotgun sequence, one genomic interval encodes:
- the CTXN2 gene encoding cortexin-2: MSSNYCNNASLSMSVNEVSTFPLTLEQKTGFAFVGILCVFLGLLIIRCFKILLDPYSSMPSSTWEDEVEGLDKGTFEYALA; this comes from the coding sequence ATGAGCAGTAACTACTGCAACAACGCGTCATTGAGCATGAGTGTCAACGAGGTGTCCACCTTTCCCCTCACTCTGGAACAAAAAACCGGCTTTGCCTTCGTGGGGATCCTGTGTGTCTTTTTGGGACTTCTGATTATCAGATGCTTCAAAATCTTATTAGACCCTTATAGCAGTATGCCATCCTCCACGTGGGAGGATGAGGTGGAAGGGCTGGATAAGGGGACGTTTGAATATGCACTTGCATGA